Proteins encoded within one genomic window of Solibaculum mannosilyticum:
- the gltA gene encoding NADPH-dependent glutamate synthase, with protein MPNMSLKKVPMPEQEPNVRNHNFEEVSTGYTEEMAVEEAGRCLQCKHHPCVNGCPVNVRIPEFIKAVGERRFEDAYYILKSTNSLPAICGRVCPQENQCESKCVRGIKGEPVAIGRLERFVADWFMKHGKETIEKPASNGHKVAVVGSGPAGLTCAGDLARKGYEVTVFEALHTAGGVLMYGIPEFRLPKDIVQKEIDQLKQWGVDIRTNMVIGKILSLDELMEDGYEAVFVGSGAGLPNFMGIEGEDLLGVYSANEFLTRVNLMKGYKEDYDTPLLKIKKVAVVGGGNVAMDAARCAKRLGAEEVSIIYRRSEAEMPARLEEVHHAKEEGIQFRMLTNPVRVLGDEKGFVNGIECVQMELGEPDQSGRRRPIAKEGSEFVLEADCVIIAIGNSPNPLIRSTTKGLEANRKGCLVVDEDTLQTTREGIYAGGDTVTGAATVILAMGAGKQAAQSIDEYLQK; from the coding sequence ATGCCTAATATGTCGTTGAAAAAAGTGCCCATGCCAGAGCAGGAGCCCAACGTCCGCAACCACAATTTTGAGGAAGTATCCACCGGCTATACCGAAGAGATGGCGGTAGAAGAGGCGGGAAGATGCTTGCAATGTAAGCATCATCCATGCGTAAACGGCTGCCCGGTTAACGTCCGTATTCCGGAATTTATTAAAGCCGTCGGCGAGAGAAGATTTGAAGATGCTTATTATATTCTCAAATCCACCAATTCTTTGCCCGCTATCTGCGGCCGTGTGTGCCCGCAGGAGAACCAGTGCGAATCCAAATGTGTCCGGGGGATCAAAGGGGAGCCGGTAGCCATCGGCCGTCTGGAACGCTTTGTAGCCGACTGGTTTATGAAGCACGGCAAGGAAACCATCGAAAAACCTGCCTCCAATGGCCATAAAGTGGCGGTCGTAGGTTCTGGTCCTGCGGGACTAACCTGTGCGGGAGATTTGGCCCGTAAGGGATATGAGGTAACGGTATTTGAAGCGTTACATACGGCCGGCGGTGTGTTGATGTACGGCATTCCGGAATTCCGTCTGCCCAAGGATATTGTGCAAAAGGAAATCGACCAGCTCAAGCAGTGGGGGGTGGATATCCGGACAAACATGGTGATCGGCAAGATCCTCTCCTTGGACGAGCTGATGGAAGATGGATATGAGGCTGTATTTGTAGGTTCCGGTGCAGGGCTTCCGAACTTCATGGGCATCGAGGGCGAGGATCTGTTGGGCGTTTATTCTGCCAATGAATTTCTCACCCGCGTCAATCTGATGAAGGGCTATAAAGAGGATTACGATACCCCTCTTCTGAAGATCAAGAAGGTAGCAGTGGTCGGCGGAGGCAACGTGGCGATGGATGCTGCACGTTGTGCCAAACGTCTGGGCGCTGAGGAGGTTTCCATTATCTACCGCCGTTCTGAGGCCGAGATGCCGGCCCGTCTGGAGGAAGTGCACCATGCCAAGGAGGAGGGCATCCAGTTTAGGATGCTGACCAATCCAGTACGCGTTTTAGGCGATGAAAAGGGCTTTGTAAACGGCATTGAATGCGTCCAGATGGAACTGGGTGAACCCGATCAGTCGGGACGCCGCCGTCCTATTGCCAAAGAGGGCAGCGAATTTGTCCTGGAAGCCGATTGCGTCATTATCGCCATCGGCAACTCGCCCAATCCGCTTATCCGGTCCACAACCAAAGGCCTGGAGGCAAATCGCAAAGGTTGCTTGGTGGTAGATGAAGATACCCTCCAAACCACGCGGGAAGGTATCTATGCCGGCGGCGATACCGTCACCGGTGCAGCTACGGTTATCCTGGCCATGGGCGCTGGCAAACAGGCGGCCCAGTCCATCGATGAGTACTTGCAGAAGTAA
- a CDS encoding carbohydrate-binding protein, which produces MTEEERSGLPSYDGEMVMREHGVGGYTSRAISKRWNRQNELMADNAERSLVASTWLGATEYPQEKLTEAWTRVIAHQFHDDIPGTSTGTVYNRSWNDYMLSIKQFAAEYENGVDGVASEMDTSVESGVPLVVNNPVAADRNDLVEATVTMPEDCASVRVYDADGNEVASQVLVKDGNQFDIVFMANVGSMGYRTYNVRPAATACDMESNLSVSENKLSNEKYDVTIDENGDISSIFDKELDKELLAEPIRLALFDDTEWEWPAWELKYEDYAKKMPKDTVKDEAMDISVVEDGPARVAIRVVRQHGSSTYDQVISLTSGGQIVAVDNVVDWDERATLLKAEFNLTSSNPTATYDLGLGAIERGNNTDRKAEVPLQKWADLSATDDSYGVSILNDCKYGMDKYDDDTLRLTLIHTPQYDMFHTGVRNYSGQHVQEVGENRFGFAVYGHEGNFGSGTQIEAEAFNQPMKAFQTVSHQGSLGDDYSFGSISNENVLVRAVKKAEKSDEIVIRVNEGTGEAASNVEVSLGEGIESAREIYASEEEIGPATVKDGKLVFDIGAHGVKSFAVTLKEPTEKADARQMTPVDLPYNIDAYSSNDNKMDGSINALNETYPSELVPDSVLSSGITYQMGSKEDGQNNAVAAKGQTITLPEGYNTLHLLAASTQGDKDVTFHVGDKDVTLNIGDYKENVGCWDQYDLGIKGYVKDQDPALIATHRHTAGVDNIAATTYMFAYDLDISGASTITLPDDDSIIIFAATAENDAAKTEAVSELYDHRERTDEAHGFAGTSGFEPVVDEMPSESWSENNKNIDDLSCIVTDEDAASGVQSLKVSGTDSKDSDSFVYYNVYKAAHMKVVPGTILTYQFKPLNELGRYVSMDLQFNEGSPLRDIEGAVDQDGVQMHPSKGRGTVGEWTTVTCDLYAAAGGKTITNVMAAYDHGSDTGEFSALIDHVFIGIPADRASLMSAMEEVQALDISVYSDDDVKELARLTSLAQDLLDDPEAYEGDISYVSQNLHSLLDTLVARDAFSNIEAEGFDSAFKSGDGVKNEGSNIGYLNDGDWVIYRNVDFGSNGAEAIELFYSGEVRDTTGTIQVRLDSASGPLLGTISTPGTAGWSNYTLTTAALDEKVTGVHDVCLLFDCSRNVDYFRFIEKVDKAPLTSLILQAEAVDRSNKTPASLQILDEATAEAQAIVENPNATAKEILDSVEKMRKALASLETIKPAFERMEAEHFDDATTEGDGVKDEGNNLGYTNNGDWVMYKNIDFADDCAVQVELFYSGEGTGEDSRVEVRADAVDGPLLATVATPPTGTWSDYRTATADLEHIPEGVKNIYFVFRGSKNNICNIDYFLFHQGEANDVLKKTVQRAENQDLNGKTPDSIEQLTQALAYAKQILDDEQSTSQDRIAANNRLNQAILSLEVIRDPFDRIEAEDYDDATTQGNGVAIQGDYIGYINDNDWVMYQNVDFRGKQAVRLEMRYAGEGTADDSRVEVRLDSVDGPLLTTISTPPTGTWSDWETLSVDLPASDIPDGMRDVYLVFHGSKESICNVDYFLFHGNDLKADLESVLNEAASYDAADYTEESYDSLNQAMESAKAIQENPDASNEQYIEAITAVQEAINSLVVKNYVLSASADKDVYEPNETITLTIQTTADRSRIALLNENGRYVSILGMKSTYHPADNTKTWTVKTSVASLGENRQLTIATVGASGKIVQSDTKVQFSIQAKPSGAKLISVSGAGTAKVNEPFTIEVETTANVEQIGIYNERGNGITKQSVETCVNGDVKTFTITLSVGSTGNRIFTIKAKDPATGRYLDDMALTLPITITK; this is translated from the coding sequence ATGACCGAGGAGGAGAGAAGCGGTCTGCCGAGTTACGACGGCGAAATGGTCATGAGGGAACACGGCGTAGGAGGTTATACATCTCGGGCGATCTCCAAGCGTTGGAACCGTCAAAACGAATTGATGGCGGATAACGCTGAGCGTTCCCTGGTGGCTTCCACTTGGTTGGGTGCCACTGAGTATCCCCAGGAGAAGCTAACGGAAGCCTGGACAAGAGTTATTGCACACCAGTTCCACGATGATATCCCTGGTACATCCACTGGAACTGTTTATAACCGCAGTTGGAACGATTATATGTTGTCCATCAAACAATTTGCCGCAGAATATGAGAACGGTGTGGACGGCGTTGCTTCCGAAATGGATACCTCTGTGGAATCCGGTGTGCCGCTGGTGGTCAATAACCCCGTCGCCGCCGACCGCAACGATCTGGTGGAAGCCACTGTCACCATGCCGGAGGATTGCGCTTCTGTCCGCGTCTATGACGCCGACGGCAATGAAGTCGCATCCCAGGTCCTGGTCAAGGACGGCAATCAGTTTGACATTGTCTTTATGGCTAATGTCGGTTCCATGGGCTACCGCACTTACAACGTCCGCCCCGCAGCCACTGCCTGTGATATGGAATCCAACCTGTCGGTCAGCGAAAACAAGCTCTCCAATGAAAAATACGACGTCACCATCGACGAAAACGGTGATATCTCCAGCATCTTTGATAAAGAGCTGGACAAAGAACTGCTCGCTGAACCCATCCGGTTGGCCCTCTTTGACGATACCGAATGGGAATGGCCCGCTTGGGAGTTGAAATACGAAGATTATGCCAAAAAGATGCCCAAAGATACCGTCAAAGACGAAGCTATGGATATCTCGGTTGTAGAAGACGGTCCAGCCCGTGTGGCCATCCGAGTGGTCCGCCAGCACGGTTCTTCCACTTACGACCAGGTTATCAGCCTGACATCCGGCGGTCAGATCGTGGCTGTGGACAACGTTGTGGACTGGGATGAACGTGCTACCTTGCTGAAAGCCGAGTTCAACCTTACTTCCAGCAATCCCACCGCAACTTACGATTTAGGTTTGGGCGCCATCGAGCGCGGCAACAATACGGATCGTAAGGCCGAAGTACCGCTGCAAAAATGGGCCGACTTGTCTGCCACTGATGACAGCTACGGCGTATCCATCCTCAACGACTGCAAATACGGTATGGATAAATACGACGACGATACTCTGCGTCTCACCCTCATCCATACTCCTCAGTATGATATGTTCCATACTGGCGTGCGCAACTACTCCGGCCAGCATGTGCAAGAAGTCGGTGAAAACCGGTTTGGATTCGCTGTCTATGGCCATGAAGGAAACTTCGGTTCCGGCACTCAGATCGAAGCGGAAGCCTTCAACCAGCCGATGAAAGCTTTCCAGACGGTTTCCCATCAGGGTTCCCTGGGCGACGACTACTCCTTCGGTTCCATCAGCAATGAAAACGTCCTGGTACGTGCTGTGAAGAAGGCTGAGAAGAGCGATGAGATCGTCATCCGCGTCAACGAAGGCACCGGCGAAGCCGCTTCCAACGTAGAAGTTTCCCTGGGTGAAGGCATTGAAAGCGCCCGTGAGATCTATGCTTCGGAAGAGGAGATCGGTCCGGCCACAGTCAAGGACGGCAAACTGGTATTTGACATCGGCGCTCACGGCGTCAAGAGTTTCGCCGTTACCCTGAAGGAGCCCACTGAGAAAGCTGACGCCCGTCAGATGACACCGGTGGATCTGCCTTACAACATCGACGCTTACTCCAGTAATGACAACAAGATGGATGGTTCCATCAACGCCCTCAACGAAACCTATCCCTCTGAACTGGTGCCTGATTCTGTTCTGAGCAGCGGCATCACCTATCAGATGGGCAGCAAAGAGGACGGACAGAACAATGCCGTAGCCGCCAAAGGCCAGACCATCACCCTGCCGGAAGGCTACAACACACTGCATCTGTTGGCCGCTTCTACCCAGGGCGATAAGGACGTCACCTTCCACGTAGGCGACAAGGATGTCACCCTCAACATCGGCGATTACAAAGAGAATGTAGGGTGTTGGGATCAGTACGACCTAGGAATTAAGGGCTATGTGAAAGACCAGGATCCGGCCTTGATTGCAACTCACCGTCATACGGCCGGTGTGGACAACATCGCTGCCACTACTTATATGTTCGCTTATGACTTGGATATCTCCGGCGCATCCACCATCACCCTGCCGGATGACGACAGCATCATCATCTTTGCCGCCACTGCAGAAAACGATGCGGCTAAGACAGAAGCTGTCAGCGAACTGTACGACCATCGCGAACGCACCGATGAAGCGCATGGTTTTGCAGGAACCTCTGGCTTTGAACCGGTGGTAGATGAGATGCCGTCCGAATCTTGGTCAGAAAACAACAAAAACATAGACGATCTCAGCTGCATCGTCACAGACGAAGATGCGGCATCAGGAGTCCAATCTTTGAAAGTATCGGGCACCGATAGCAAAGATTCCGATTCCTTTGTGTATTACAATGTCTATAAAGCCGCCCACATGAAAGTGGTGCCCGGCACCATCCTTACCTATCAGTTTAAGCCCTTGAACGAGTTGGGACGTTATGTTTCAATGGATCTGCAATTTAATGAAGGATCCCCGCTTCGGGATATCGAAGGTGCGGTGGATCAAGACGGCGTCCAGATGCATCCGTCCAAAGGCCGTGGGACGGTGGGAGAATGGACTACCGTCACTTGCGATTTATACGCAGCAGCTGGAGGAAAAACCATTACCAACGTCATGGCTGCTTATGATCACGGCTCTGATACAGGTGAATTCTCCGCCCTCATCGATCATGTATTCATCGGGATCCCCGCCGACCGTGCATCTTTGATGTCCGCGATGGAGGAAGTCCAAGCATTGGATATCAGCGTATATTCCGACGACGACGTGAAAGAATTAGCCAGACTGACATCCCTGGCGCAAGACCTGTTAGACGATCCAGAGGCATACGAAGGGGATATCTCCTATGTATCGCAAAATCTTCACAGCCTGCTGGATACCTTAGTAGCCCGCGATGCATTTTCAAACATCGAGGCCGAAGGGTTTGACAGTGCGTTTAAATCGGGAGACGGCGTAAAGAATGAAGGCAGCAACATCGGCTATCTCAACGATGGAGACTGGGTTATCTATCGCAATGTGGACTTTGGATCCAACGGGGCAGAGGCCATCGAACTGTTTTATTCAGGGGAAGTACGCGATACCACAGGGACCATTCAAGTCCGTTTGGACAGCGCTTCCGGTCCGCTTTTAGGGACCATCTCTACGCCGGGAACAGCCGGTTGGAGCAATTATACCCTGACCACCGCCGCCTTGGATGAGAAAGTCACAGGTGTCCACGACGTTTGTCTGTTGTTTGACTGCAGCCGCAATGTGGATTATTTCCGGTTTATTGAAAAGGTGGATAAAGCGCCTTTAACCAGTCTGATTCTCCAGGCTGAGGCTGTGGACCGCAGTAATAAGACCCCAGCAAGCCTTCAGATTCTGGATGAAGCAACTGCCGAAGCCCAAGCTATTGTGGAAAATCCCAATGCTACAGCCAAAGAGATCCTCGATTCCGTAGAGAAGATGAGGAAGGCGTTGGCGAGTTTAGAAACCATCAAGCCGGCATTTGAACGCATGGAAGCGGAGCATTTTGACGATGCGACGACAGAAGGAGATGGCGTCAAAGACGAAGGCAATAATCTGGGATATACCAACAATGGCGATTGGGTCATGTACAAAAACATCGATTTTGCCGATGACTGTGCCGTACAAGTGGAGCTGTTCTACTCTGGTGAAGGCACTGGAGAGGACAGCCGTGTAGAAGTCCGGGCGGATGCCGTAGACGGGCCGTTGCTTGCAACCGTCGCCACGCCGCCTACCGGGACATGGTCCGACTATCGGACTGCTACTGCCGATCTGGAACATATCCCCGAAGGCGTGAAGAACATCTATTTTGTTTTCCGTGGCAGCAAAAACAATATCTGCAACATTGATTATTTCCTTTTCCATCAAGGAGAGGCAAACGATGTGCTTAAAAAGACAGTTCAGCGAGCCGAAAATCAAGACTTGAACGGAAAGACGCCGGATTCCATCGAGCAACTGACCCAGGCTCTCGCCTATGCAAAACAAATCCTTGACGATGAACAAAGTACGTCACAAGATAGGATTGCTGCCAATAACCGTTTGAATCAGGCGATTCTTTCTCTGGAAGTCATCCGGGATCCCTTTGACCGCATCGAGGCTGAGGACTATGATGATGCAACCACGCAAGGTAATGGCGTTGCCATCCAGGGGGATTATATCGGTTATATCAACGACAATGACTGGGTCATGTATCAGAATGTGGATTTCCGTGGGAAACAGGCTGTCCGCCTTGAGATGCGTTATGCTGGAGAAGGTACTGCTGACGACAGTCGTGTAGAAGTCCGCTTGGATTCTGTGGACGGTCCTTTGTTGACCACGATCTCTACACCGCCTACCGGGACATGGTCAGATTGGGAGACTCTTTCGGTTGATCTTCCGGCTTCAGACATCCCGGACGGGATGAGGGATGTGTATCTGGTCTTCCACGGCAGCAAGGAGAGCATCTGCAATGTGGATTACTTCCTGTTCCATGGAAACGACTTGAAAGCTGATCTTGAATCCGTCCTCAATGAGGCGGCGTCCTATGACGCGGCGGATTACACAGAGGAATCGTATGACAGCCTAAACCAGGCGATGGAATCCGCTAAAGCGATCCAGGAAAACCCCGATGCCTCCAACGAACAGTATATAGAAGCCATTACTGCCGTGCAGGAAGCCATTAATTCCCTAGTCGTCAAAAATTATGTCCTATCAGCATCGGCCGATAAGGACGTTTATGAGCCCAATGAGACCATTACCTTGACCATTCAGACGACTGCCGATAGAAGTCGGATTGCACTGCTCAATGAAAATGGACGGTATGTCAGTATCCTTGGAATGAAGTCCACCTATCATCCTGCTGATAATACCAAAACTTGGACGGTAAAAACATCGGTTGCATCTTTGGGCGAGAACCGTCAGTTGACCATCGCCACGGTTGGAGCTTCTGGAAAGATTGTGCAATCGGATACAAAAGTTCAGTTCTCGATCCAGGCGAAACCGTCGGGAGCCAAACTGATTTCCGTATCAGGGGCGGGTACGGCTAAGGTCAATGAACCGTTTACAATCGAAGTGGAGACTACAGCCAATGTAGAACAAATCGGGATCTATAACGAGAGAGGAAACGGGATTACCAAACAATCGGTAGAGACCTGCGTAAATGGCGATGTAAAAACCTTTACAATCACGTTGTCGGTGGGATCGACGGGCAATCGAATCTTTACGATAAAAGCCAAAGACCCGGCAACAGGACGTTATTTGGATGACATGGCGCTGACTTTGCCCATTACCATCACCAAATAA
- a CDS encoding sulfide/dihydroorotate dehydrogenase-like FAD/NAD-binding protein codes for MFKIIDKKRLNDSMTWMTLEAPLIAKKVKPGQFIILRIDEKGERIPLTVADFDREKGWVSIIFQKVGKTTMRLDELEVGQSIQDFVGPLGRPTELEGYHRAAVIGGGAGCAIAYPQAKALHNIGVDVDVIAGFRNKDIIILEDEMDQVSNNLYVMTDDGSNGNKGFVTVKLEERLKEGADYDLVIAIGPLPMMRAVCEVTKKWNVKTIVSLNPIMIDGTGMCGGCRVKVGGEMKFACVDGPDFDGHQVDFEEAMRRLSIYKDQEKRAAEDHKCKLGGFGHHA; via the coding sequence TTGTTTAAGATTATCGACAAAAAACGGCTCAATGATTCCATGACATGGATGACCCTTGAAGCGCCGCTTATCGCAAAAAAGGTGAAGCCGGGCCAATTTATCATCCTGCGCATCGATGAAAAGGGAGAACGCATTCCTCTGACGGTGGCCGATTTTGATCGGGAAAAAGGATGGGTATCTATCATCTTCCAGAAGGTGGGCAAGACCACCATGCGGCTGGATGAATTGGAAGTGGGGCAGAGTATCCAGGACTTTGTGGGTCCTTTGGGACGTCCCACTGAATTGGAAGGCTACCATAGAGCGGCTGTCATCGGAGGAGGAGCTGGTTGTGCCATCGCATATCCCCAGGCCAAGGCATTGCACAATATAGGCGTGGATGTGGATGTCATCGCCGGTTTCCGCAACAAAGATATTATCATCTTAGAGGATGAGATGGATCAAGTGTCCAATAACCTATACGTTATGACCGATGACGGATCCAATGGCAACAAAGGTTTTGTCACCGTCAAGCTGGAGGAGAGGCTCAAAGAAGGCGCCGATTACGATTTGGTGATTGCCATCGGTCCGCTGCCTATGATGCGTGCAGTGTGTGAAGTGACGAAGAAATGGAATGTCAAAACAATCGTCAGCCTCAATCCCATCATGATCGACGGCACAGGAATGTGCGGCGGCTGCCGGGTAAAGGTGGGCGGCGAGATGAAATTTGCCTGTGTGGATGGCCCGGACTTTGACGGCCATCAAGTGGATTTTGAAGAAGCTATGCGCCGTCTCTCCATCTATAAGGATCAGGAAAAGCGTGCCGCGGAGGATCATAAGTGTAAGTTAGGAGGCTTTGGTCACCATGCCTAA
- a CDS encoding sugar transferase — MRIYPAVKRVLDIVLSSLALILLSPVLLILAVAIKVDSSGPVFLRQKRMGRYKKEFVIFKFRTMRADTPRYVPTHLLDNPDQYITRVGRFLRKTSLDELPQLLNIVRGNMSIIGPRPVIKNEFDLIELRDKYGANDIRPGLTGWAQINGRDDLPNDVKAAYDGEYAQNLSFAFDMKVFFKSFSYVAKGSGNREGEKVVSEFRRNA, encoded by the coding sequence ATGAGAATTTATCCTGCCGTAAAACGTGTGCTGGATATTGTGCTTTCTAGTTTGGCTTTGATTTTGCTTTCCCCGGTGCTGCTGATTTTAGCAGTCGCCATCAAAGTAGATTCCTCAGGTCCTGTTTTTCTACGTCAGAAGAGAATGGGACGTTATAAAAAAGAGTTTGTTATATTTAAATTCCGCACCATGCGGGCCGATACACCGCGTTATGTACCGACTCATTTGTTGGACAATCCTGATCAGTACATCACTCGTGTGGGTCGATTCTTAAGAAAAACAAGCCTGGATGAGCTCCCTCAGCTTTTGAATATCGTTCGTGGCAATATGAGTATTATTGGCCCTCGCCCGGTAATCAAAAATGAGTTTGACCTCATTGAGCTGCGGGATAAATATGGCGCCAATGATATCCGTCCCGGCCTGACCGGATGGGCTCAGATTAATGGCCGTGATGATTTGCCCAATGACGTCAAAGCCGCCTATGACGGTGAGTATGCACAGAATCTCAGTTTTGCCTTTGATATGAAGGTGTTTTTTAAATCCTTTTCTTACGTTGCCAAGGGAAGCGGCAACCGCGAGGGTGAAAAGGTTGTATCTGAGTTCCGGCGCAATGCGTAA